One genomic region from Salvia hispanica cultivar TCC Black 2014 chromosome 2, UniMelb_Shisp_WGS_1.0, whole genome shotgun sequence encodes:
- the LOC125204051 gene encoding uncharacterized protein LOC125204051 yields MEPVTNNVDDKKEDHVGPRRRVIGPEMPSADLLAAAAKLTEAEAELREAELDGDDDLFIGPPPPAVVKEAESANEAERFEEITRIIAADADSPYDIVGVNKDMAAGNIKKRYWKLSLMVHPDKSSHPQAHQAFVKLNKAFKDLQDPAKRKVLDDKLKEKEEREAFQIELKAMREAAQWRRLQGIAMEGDDLLLAEMDAKAPPKRDEWMTTLPPERKHATGASMHSTRFSKTGKEGRGDTSVWTDTPSERAQKAKMNYLEAYNEAAALASNEQENTKNSADAELVDQYNKAKRSKSLVEKHMESAKSRSKKKTKQGKQEPRNEEWEGNHPWKPWDREKDLTAGRQSVNLDADNMAKGLTSRFSSGSFQRNFL; encoded by the exons ATGGAGCCTGTGACTAACAATGTGGATGATAAGAAGGAAGATCATGTTGGGCCAAGAAGGAG GGTCATTGGGCCTGAAATGCCATCCGCTGACTTACTTGCTGCAGCAGCCAAACTAACAGAAGCTGAAGCAGAACTAAG GGAGGCTGAGTTGGATGGAGACGATGACCTATTTATAGGACCTCCACCTCCTGCTGTTGTTAAAGAAGCTGAGTCTGCAAATGAAGCTGAGCGTTTTGAGGAG ATCACAAGAATAATTGCTGCCGATGCAGATAGTCCATATGATATTGTTGGGGTGAACAAAGATATGGCAGCTGGAAACATAAAGAAAAG gTATTGGAAGTTGTCACTGATGGTTCATCCTGACAAATCTTCTCATCCCCAAGCTCACCAAGCGTTTGTTAAGTTGAACAAGGCATTTAAGGATTTACAGGATCCTGCAAAG CGAAAAGTACTAGATGACAAGTTAAAGGAAAAGGAGGAACGAGAAGCATTTCAG ATAGAGCTGAAAGCGATGCGTGAAGCTGCTCAATGGAGACGTCTGCAAG GTATAGCAATGGAGGGTGATGACCTACTTCTGGCAGAGATGGATGCAAAAGCTCCCCCAAAGAGAGACGAATGGATGACTACATTACCTCCCGAAAGAAAG CATGCCACCGGCGCGAGCATGCATTCAACGAGGTTTAGCAAGACCGGCAAAGAAGGACGTGGCGATACAAGTGTTTGGACAGATACACCTTCAGAACGAGCTCAAAAGGCAAAAATGAA TTATCTGGAAGCTTACAACGAAGCTGCAGCACTTGCTTCAAATGAAcaagaaaacacaaaaaatagtgCTGATGCAGAACTGGTAGATCAGTACAACAAAGCCAAACGATCCAAATCCTTGGTAGAAAAGCACATGGAGTCAGCCAAGAGTCGTTCAAAGAAAAAGACCAAGCAGGGCAAGCAGGAGCCAAGAAATGAAGAATGGGAAGGGAATCACCCATGGAAACCTTGGGACCGGGAGAAGGATCTGACTGCTGGAAGGCAGAGCGTAAACTTGGACGCGGATAACATGGCTAAGGGTCTTACTTCCAGGTTTTCTTCTGGATCCTTCCAAAGAAACTTTCTTTGA
- the LOC125206723 gene encoding uncharacterized protein LOC125206723 has translation MGSRSRKSRHRNSSPELSTSSADTSSSSAASSSEDELDSSSKSRKRRRGKDRHREEKRRSKKSRRDEEKSKKRKKHSRRDRERHKRRDRRKRRYDSEDESGSESDSELESPESVVRFILKEFPGVAGDLEQLLRMIDEGQAVDIRGLSEKSLVKHLRRLFISLNLKENGDKVFLLPDKASPTLDIVGPVILSYNQPHKVDEHLESHKEAKSVPPVPEMEPVTNNVDDKKEDHVGPRRSLTFIDW, from the exons ATGGGAAGCCGTTCAAGAAAATCACGCCACCGTAATTCCTCCCCGGAGCTGTCGACCTCCTCCGCCGATACTTCATCCTCATCCGCCGCATCGTCTTCCGAGGATGAGCTCGATTCTTCGTCGAAATCACGGAAACGACGTCGTGGCAAGGACCGTCACCGAGAGGAGAAGCGGAGGAGTAAGAAATCGCGAAGAGATGAGGAGAAGAGTAAGAAGAGGAAAAAACACAGCaggagagatagagagaggcATAAACGAAGGGATAGGAGAAAGCGGAGGTATGATTCGGAGGATGAGAGCGGCTCCGAGTCGGATTCCGAGCTGGAAAGTCCGGAGAGCGTTGTTAGGTTTATACTAAAGGAATTTCCTGGCGTTGCTGGGGATTTGGAGCAG CTTTTGCGAATGATTGACGAAGGACAAGCCGTTGATATAAGGGGATTATCAGAAAAGTCATTGGTCAAGCATCTTCGGAGGCTGTTCATCTCCTTAAACCTCAAAGAAAATGGTGATAAAGTTTTTCTACTGCCAGATAAGGCGAGCCCTACGCTAGATATTGTTGGTCCAGTTATCCTATCTTATAATCAACCTCATAAAGTGGATGAACATCTAGAGTCACATAAAGAGGCAAAATCAGTGCCACCAGTACCAGAAATGGAGCCTGTGACTAACAATGTGGATGATAAGAAGGAAGATCATGTTGGGCCAAGAAGGAG CTTAACATTTATTGATTGGTGA